The window TCGCAGTAGCCGCCGTGCTCAGCTTGGACAGGTTGTGTTTCTCATAGCCCAGGCCGACGAAGATGGGGCCGTTCTCGTAGGTGGCGTTGGCGGACCAGGCATTCACCGAGTTGAGATTCGCAGCAGCGGGGGAACCAGTGGTGGGATCCTGCGCCGCGCTCGTGCCCACGTTGCTCACATAGGCCACCAAGACGGAGAAGCCGTTGAAGTTGGGCGTGCCATAGGCGATCACGTTGTTGGGACGGAGGTCCCAGCCGGCAGAGTAGATCGCGGCGCCGCCAGCAGTGACGCCCGCGCCGCTGGCACTGGCCACCAGGTTGCGGGAGTCACCCAGCTGATTGTTGAACAGGTCCACCTTGCGGGAGAGCAGTTTGAAGGGCGACTCATGCTTGCCCAGGAGCACCTTACCCCAGGACTTGCCTTCCAGACCCACATAGGTGTTGCCGGAGGAGACGCCGTCAACGGAACCGTTGCCGGTGTCGGTGTTGCCGGTGCCACCGGCGGAGAAGTAGGTCTGGATCTGCCAGAAGGCGGAAAGCCCGTTGCCCAGGTCTTCCGTGCCCCTGAAGTAGATGTTGGAGGCGTTGCTGGAAACGTTCGTCTTGGTGGTCAGGTCATTGCCCGCGGCGTTCCTGCCCTTCAGGCTGTCCAGCGAGAAGTTCATATAGCCACCGATGGTGACGTTGCTCTGGGCCATTGCCGCCGGCGCCACGAAGGCACCCGCCACGGCCAGTGCGAGAAGCTTCTTGTTCATGAGTCTCTCCTGTTGGTTGAGTCAGGTTTTGCATCTCGACGGGGCCGGCTTCACACCCGCCCCGTCAACCTCTCCTGAAGCGAGAAGTTGCCCCAATCCTACCCACCCGGCTTTGCGGGTGACAAGTCTTTCATGGCCTTTTTGCGGCTGGAACGCCACAGGCTGTTGCGTTTTTGCCACAGGTTACAGGAGATAGGGGGCAGGGCGCGGGAATCAGGGATCAGAAAAACGCCGCGTGCCCCGGGCCTGCCCTTACCCTTTGCGGTCTGGTCTGGTGGAGCAGGGAGGGGGCATCGCCTTAAGCGGGCTTACGCTACCACACCCGGGGCGTAAAGCCGGGGGTGTTGCGCACTTCCACGGTGTCCCCGGATTGCGCCAGCACCCACAGACCCGCCGCCTGCGCCGCCTCGACGGCGTCCTCATCCACCACCATGCCCGCCACCGCCCCCTGCAGGCGCATGTCGG is drawn from Burkholderiales bacterium and contains these coding sequences:
- a CDS encoding porin, coding for MNKKLLALAVAGAFVAPAAMAQSNVTIGGYMNFSLDSLKGRNAAGNDLTTKTNVSSNASNIYFRGTEDLGNGLSAFWQIQTYFSAGGTGNTDTGNGSVDGVSSGNTYVGLEGKSWGKVLLGKHESPFKLLSRKVDLFNNQLGDSRNLVASASGAGVTAGGAAIYSAGWDLRPNNVIAYGTPNFNGFSVLVAYVSNVGTSAAQDPTTGSPAAANLNSVNAWSANATYENGPIFVGLGYEKHNLSKLSTAATANHSDEKAWRLAAGYNFGDFKVVGLYQRESGLCVGTITTCSTNGTDAKRTTWGLGGAYKLGANTIKLQYYRAGDLSNSGLANEGDTGANMWALGVDHALSKRTTVYAVYARTNNDRYAMYSAFGGGHGDNPGSVTPTTTRDSKDPSGFSLGVIHSF